CGAGAATCATACCACTAGACCAAATGCCCAGGTTTTGATAGCAATGTTCATATTTACTATAGGAACCATTCGAACGTGTCCGTTCTCAAAAATTAGAATGCgaaactttttcaaatttagtaatttacctttttttccaataaaattATGCGTTTTCTAAATTGATTAATGCGCTCTTCATTTCACAGCACATACGCGTCATCATATATACTCTTATTAGaagctaaaaaaaaaaattgacgaCCAAAACTCTATATAAACTCACTGCAGGGCCAAAAGTAAAGAAAGGATAGTGGACCGCGTGAATTTTGCCTTCCTACTCCCGTATTCTATTAGTTGGAGAAAATTCGCTTCTGTCTCAGTTTATTACCAATGAAATTTAGATCTTCATTTCTAACTACGAcataaattcatatatataaaataataaatttaaaagacatattatttataattaatataataaaactattattattataataataataataaaattaaaaatattaaaatcatattttttataaataaaaaattataatttttaatatttaaaaaatataaaatatacacatatatataaaatttaaaaataacaataatattacgAACAAAGCAGATTTAGGTGCGAATGAGGTGGATATAACATCCCCAAACCCTTCCATTTCCCCAAGTTTTAAATTCGGAAAAAACTCACACTCATACCTAATCAAAACTGATTTTCTACGTCCAATCAAAACGGATTTGGATTGATATCAACGGATACGAATTTTTTCGCAATCCCTAAAAAAATCGATTGACTAAAAACATAGAGTGATGAGAACATTTTAATGGTTAATTAGGGAGCTAGTGTaaaaaatgcaaatgaaaatCAGTACAATCAGTTTGAAACGTGGTGGAAAATCTCAATATGaaataagtaatataaatttttaatgatcTTTGGAATTCAAGGTAAAAGCTATTCTATATAGTACGAAGTAGCATGACAACACAACCCAAACATGGACGCGTgacaatttaaaaagaaaacttGAAATGgttcaatttttgtttagtaGAAATCATGGGTGGGAGAACCAATCAAATTGGGTCATGCTTTATTCTAGCCAAGCTTCTTCGTaatcttaaacattttccttcaaAGTAATGCATATCAGTAAATAATCATCGTTTGACTTACCATGGTAAACATAAGCAATTTTTCTAACATATTTTGGAGGTGAGGACTTATTTGTCTTTCTCAAATTAAGGAAGTTGGGGGACATGCAGGGGGAGGGAGGCACAAAAGTGTCAATGTGTGAGTTAtaactataaatttataatgaGTATGAAATGTATTTGACAGGTTAGAGAATACTAAAATTTGACATTATCAAAAACAAACAATGATAATTTAGAATCTCAAAGATTTCACTGAAcacatttttataaaagaagCACTTCTTAAGGGACAAATTCATAAACACAACCATACACTTCaggaaaacaaaatttataattctaCAAGCTGATTCATCCAAAAGATTTGGAGCATATAGCATTTAATATGAATTATATGAATTCTCTCTCGAACATGTAGTAGCAACTATGTCACTTGATAAAGCTACGATCTCAAAGAAAAAGCAGATGCAAAATGAAGACAATCATAAACCATGTCAGAAAATTTACACACAATCAGCacttcaatataaatttttcatcCGGGATAAAAAGTAAGTAAAAAACTTTTTCCCACATTCAAGCTGCTTGACATGCTACATACAAATAATTTAAGTACATGATTGCTCCCAATATGGCCAAATATGGCTTGTGAGAGTCCTCATTCGAGCAACAGCTGACTGAAAGAGCACAGATAATTCTAGTCATAAGACTCCAACAGAGATTATGCAGAGAGAACTGCTCAGCacagaaataaaacaaaaataaagagaatgtAGATTAGTAGAATTCGATAAAAGACTTTGAATCCCTGCAAATACCATGCTTCCTTCCTGAGCTAccgattgaaaataaaaaaagaacaagGCAATGCGAATTTACTGAACAAGTACAGCATTAGTGcaaaattcaatataaaataacatacaagTTAGACCAGGTCACTGATTGCCCTCAGGTGCTTGAGCATTGGCGTTGTAATTGTCATAGCCTCCAGATGATGGTGCCGGTGGATTAGTTTGATACATTGCTGATGATGCCATTGAGGGAGCACCATTGGAAGGTGGTGCTGCAGTGCTTCCAGGAGCTGTAGGTGGGGGAGCTAATGAAGGTGGCCTTGGTAGGGTAATTAGCTGACCCGGTATCTGAGGGGCCCCAGGTGGAGGAATCATTTGTGGCATGGTAGGTGCAGAAACATACCCTGTAAACCCAAATTGAAAACCACTTACATTATATATGCTGAAATAAAAGAACTGGTTTATAATGCTTGAACTTGCCTGCCCAATTTACCAGAACTCTTGGTACATGATTAGTTGCtgattttcaaacaaaaattctaaccaaaaaaccaaatcaaaataTACATGCATGCTCAACTAAAAGACAGGTTACATGAAAATAATAGttgttgtaaatttataaaagaaaaaaaaagccaAATATCAAAAGGAAATCCCAATTACATGGCAATTGCAGCGATAGAAGCCAAAAATAACGTGGTTAGCCATTGATGTGCATAACCATGGTCATTATAAAAGGATTAGCCATTGATGTGCATAATCATGGTCATTATAAAAGGATAAAGAAATGGACTATATATATCTGCACGAATGCTTCAATGAGAGGTGAAGTGTAGCAACTTTATGGAAGTCATGAAAGGTGTATGTGGAGGGGTGACACTCACCCGGTGGCCCAGGAATCGGTCTGGGCATGAGAGGTCTGACCCCTGGCATCATTGGTTGAGTTCCAGGAATAGGAAATCTTGGGGGTGGCATTACAGGAGGAAGGTTTGGCCTTTGAACCATTAAATGATTAAAAGCCACACCAACCTGCTGAAAAGCCGCAGCTTGCCCAAGATGTTCTTTGATCCGTTGATCAATCAAACTCTGGGTTTGTTGCTCTTCAAATTGCTGATAGTAAGACCTCACATTTGCCTGAAAGAACAAACAATTAGCAAGCCTCACAAATATAGCCTAAATTGCAATGCACCTTACTTTAAAATTGAGAAATTTCACAGCACCTTGTGTTTGTATCCAGAATTATGTTGCTTTCTAACAGATGGCTGCAACATAACACAAAGTTAGCATCATTGCGTTGTCTCTTCGTATGTACAAGTTTCAATACAtatcttattattaatattaatgttgGTTCGaaaaatgagaaaatgaaaTTATCTGAATAAATAAGCGATTTTTGTATACATGGTAGgttaaaataaaagtgaaatttAACAGAATCGGAAATTGGGGAATGAAGCAACTTACCGAATCGTGGGTCAAATAAGTATCGCAGTAGTCACAGTAGTACCTGAaatgaaaaatagaagaaaaatgaatgaaattggCATGGATTCGATGAAAGGTGAAATGTAAGGAGAGAGTTTTAGTACCGAGGCATTGCTGATTCAGTGTCGATGGCTACAACGGAAAACCCTAACAATGGAGGAGATGATAAAAACTTTAGAAAAAGTAGGAAGTTGAAAGCCCAGGAAAATTGAAAAGAGAGGAGAAGGGTGATGAGGCACGCACCTTCAGCTTGAACGCTATGCCCAAACTGTGGAACTTTCTGGAATATCAGTAAATCACCATGGGAGatacttatttttcatttaGAGAGGGAGCTCGTTATTACCTATTACTCCTTCgcgaataaaattataatataaactataaatagttaaaaaaataaaacatttatttgatacaatttttttcttaataataatgttatggtacaaattttgaaaataataatactttttttttatttggatagAGTACTTATTTATAGGCTAAATAGCACCCACGGTTATTTAACTTTAATTgatgttttagtcttttattattttattttaattttaagtgacaatttgatatttttatattttaaaatatcaataatgttattttttttatacaaaaaattcatcaaaatttttaaataaaacccataaaattaataatcatcttcaatataatgtaaatttcatcaaatgcataactcaaatattcaaataaatttatatttctatctccaacaatattaaattcattaaataaacaatatgaaaatatgagtttatttcaatatttaaattatgaatttgatgaaatttgcattatattgaagatgataattaattttatggtttttgtttgaaatttttaatgatttttttttttatttttatataaaaaaaaataatattgttaacattttaaaacataaaagatcaaataatcacttaaaattaaaatacaagactaaataaaaaaagactaaaacgttaactgaaattaaattaaaggatcGCAAATATTATTTATTGCCCTTAATTTTACTAGAGAAGCACCATGCATTACTGCTCGTGTatccaattttttaattattttatttatttcatatatgttttattatgtaatatttgtttcatttaaaaaaaagtcaaaaaattaattcactTGATATTATTCTATGAACAAGTGCCAATAGGAAAATAGGAGTTTAAGGGATATAAGTCTTCTATTATGTACATATTATAAGGTTGTTTTCATTGATAGATTAATATGTGCCAATAAAATAAATGAGATATGATAAAATTGGTTGATCTAATGgtagaaaatatatttgtatatgaTGTAAGAACATTTTACTTGTGTATGTTAGACAAAATCTCTGTATAATTGATAACTCATATGAGATATGTATCTTCTTAACTTATcagtatattttttatgatgtgtTTGATTAAAGGTAGATGAAAAAAAACTGGAGGGGAGATATTCAACATAACTAAAAATACTACATTTAAAATCTTTCTCATTTCCttaaaccaaacacaaattcattaaaattattcatctcCTCGTTTTAAACCAAACATTTATCTACTTTCCTTTTCTTCCCTCTCCTCTCATCCTTTCTCCTTAAAATTTCCCACCTCCCCTTCCATTGGTTGAACTAAACAAATCTttagtaaatatattatttaagagTCATGCTAACAAGTTCTCTTATGACACTTGTTATGACACTTGTTAAGGATACAAAAATAGAGATTTTATATTGaacaaattttaacattttaaaaattgaatatataatttttaatatacttttgaatgtaaaatttcaatctaGCATTTAACGACAACAACAGATATTATGTGGTTACTTTCATTTGTCATATCTTTGTACATATTGTTGACAATTTATTCACCTCCTCGATCATTATGCCATGACCAAACATCATTCACATCATcctacaaaacaaaattaaccaACAAATAATTATACTACTCCACCTCCCACCTAAATAAACCCTTCCTCCAAGACCACCCTCCCCttctccttttatttttatttgacgtTTTAAGACTATTTACAGGTATCAATACAACAAATAAATTGTGTTACTCTTAAGTGAAatgtttatctttttttcttcttcataatACTTCAAAAAGTTTACTATAAcgttattatatttatttctctctattttattaataattgaataaataaatagttaatattgtattaaattttgaaaacgacaaataaataaaaatacatttttttctccaaacacgataattaaaaataaatgaatgtaataatatatatcatcTAAACTCACATGTGAGATGTAGTTTAACTATTTACTTTCAATAGTGTGGGTATCGGAAGTTCgaaaaaaatttatgtgttataataatttttatataattttattattaatttgattgttaTTAGACAATGATAGTGTGAAATGATTAAAAACTATGCTTCTCACAAATAGTAATGCATGTTGTTAGAGATTGGGAGATGTGGGAATTATGGAATAAGGTGAAAAAGATGATAATTGGAATAAGTTTTTTAGACTTGGAATACATAAATGGCTTGAATGGAACTTCCCTAATTTTACGTTGGAAATACTCTTTGGTTATGGAAAACTTTATTTGGTGTGGCCACCATTGCCTTTTGGGAGGAGGACTTTAACTCCCAAGTTTTCTTAAGAGATCTTTGGCATGAAATTGCAAATCAAGTTGATTGATTTTATTAGAAATTCCTTGGCCAAATCGAGCATGGTTTCTTATAACAGCATCTCTCATCGACAAATCCAATGGAATAAGAGTGTCCACAAGCTCAAACGGTATTGTTCTTGCTCGTTTACTTGgtttaaaaaatgtgatttttgaaaCTGATTTTATTGTTCTCCTTAAGATAGTCAAGAAAGGTCAAACTCAATTCACAAGGCTCCTACTATTTCTCAAATAAATTAGTCACCTCGTACAAATTAAGGATTGGATCAGctttttttgagaaaatgaataaaTGTACTCACCGGTTGCCACAACAAAGACATTCTGCTGCTCCCTTTTGCCTTCAAGTAGTGGAACCTCCCTTTGCCTTGTTAAATAATctattgatgtatttaatttttcttattttcttttatatataagacGTCGACTAAATCACcacaataaaaattgattagttgtagtattatatttaatgataatttgaagtattttattaatttatttttgaagagaaaaaaagaaaattaatttatgtttttattatttgttagagaaattttataataagtAAGAAGATGTTATTGAAAATATGTGTAAGCTATTTTAGACTATTGAAGCAtacaaattacattttttttctaatgtgTTTTTTTTCCTACTATGCTTAATTTAGTCCTTCCTTTACTTATAAATAGAGAATAATATTTAtgtctttaattataaatattaattgataaacAAATTGCgtgtgaaataaattttttcacatTTGATACTTTGAAATGTGACTTTAGAGAATAGGTTAACATTTGTATTGAATTATATAAGttctatttgataaaataaaaaaacaagcaTATACCTTagcttataaattataagttttggTTAATAATATTCATTCGAGTTTATTGTggtttttgataaaataatttaagtagTTTATGAGTTcataatttattagtttttccttttaattttacTCTTATTATTATAGCTAAAtccttttttatcttttataatttatgataaataatttatataattttatttttaaagtaatttaattaaaaaaattattataacttaaaataaataaactaactaatacaaaatatataattttattcacaatattttaaattgtatataaataatttaagttttaaacaatttataaataaataaaaaatacatcaaattgataaatttaaattattatttttaaaatatttaaatactaatttataaaatatatttttattaaaatttttaacactatttgaaattattaaattaatgaaacTGTTGATTCGATCAAAATACGCAGTTAACTTTGATTATAAGTTGTAGTTAATTTTGCTTACGAATGAACTTGAAGCCGAAGCCGAAGGAGAAGGTGTTTTTTTGTCTTGATTTAATTTCCCTCGTTGTTTTCAATTAAATCGCAAATAAGAGAGCATAGATCTGctgacttttttatttattttttctcttcattaCAACCATTACCATGCCTGCGAATTCTACATCCGATAATTCCGCGCTTGCAGGTTACCCATTTCCTCACCATAACAACAAGATTGCGTCTCcctcttttctttttcattaatttcgaattatttttttaattgtaatgtGTCAGGAGCCGCGAACGATAATAAACAGAAGTGGGCTACGTCTCCTTCAACTGTTTTCAATCACTTCGGCTCAAGTGGACTTTCCGTCGCTATTGCAACTTCAATTACTCACCCTCTAGGTCCCTTCTCTCTTCTGCTTACCATCTTTTTTATACTCATTTCTTTTGCATTCAATACCTCTTCATAGGGATTTACTTTTGATATAAAACTCATGGATCTTACTATGTTAGGTTCAAATAATTGAGAGGAGATGAATAACCCTCCTTATTCGGTTTGCACAACAGGGAAggcaaaataaacaaatttactTTTTACCATTATATTAGTAAATACTGTAGAGTAAACCCTCAATTGAGTCCTCTAAAGATCAGGGTGTTGCCGTGTTAGTCCTTCATTTTTGTCACCAAATTAGTCCCTTAAAGATACATAGTCGTTACCAAATTTTTCCATGTTGTGGCAAAAGAACAATATCATGATGCTTGATATATTGAGGACAGAGTTTAGGTGGTTATGTTATTCTTTCTGGGGTAGCCATATTCATAAGTGGCAGGCCAAATTGGAAATTTATTCAACTAACAGATGAAGTTAACAGCTATAGTAAAGATGTTATGATAAGTTGAAGGTTACATTGAGCACCTTAATATGTCTGTCTagaacaaattattttatgtggGTTTTggaaaaaccaaaaacaaatcCTTAAAATCATCTATGTTTTTTACCTGTTTCTACATGCTATGCAGATGTATTGAAAGTGAGGCTACAAATGCAACTTGTTGGCCAGAAAGGTCCTTTGAGTGGAATGGTAGTTCACTGAGTTCAACCTTTCCTCTTTAGACCTTACCTATCACATTATAATACAAAACTTTTGTCAATTAAGCATTTTTCCAGGgacaattatttttaagtgtGGTGAAAAATGAAGGACATAAGTCTTTGTATCTGGGTTTGACACCTGCTTTAACAAGGTCAGTAGTTTATGGAGGACTACGCTTGGGCTTGTATGAACCCTCTAAGAATGCATGTGATCGTGCTTTTGGATCCTCCaatgttttagttaaaattgcTTCGGGAATGTTTGCTGGTGCTTTTTCAACTGCGCTGACCAATCCAATGGAAGTTCTTAAGGTGAGCTATCATATCCTTTTCCAATACGTTTAAGCTTTTGTTTTTGGTTTCCTCCTTCAAAACCATATTCTCACAATCAGGTGCGATTGCNNNNNNNNNNNNNNNNNNNNNNNNNNNNNNNNNNNNNNNNNNNNNNNNNNNNNNNNNNNNNNNNNNNNNNNNNNNNNNNNNNNNNNNNNNNNNNNNNNNNNNNNNNNNNNNNNNNNNNNNNNNNNNNNNNNNNNNNNNNNNNNNNNNNNNNNNNNNNNNNNNNNNNNNNNNNNNNNNNAGAGTGGACCAATTTTAGAGCTTCGAAGGACTGTTTCTGAAGAGGGAGTCAAAGCTCTTTGGAAAGGGGTGGGCCCTGCCATGGCCAGAGCAGCTGCATTGACTGCATCCCAGTTGGCCACTTATGATGAAACTAAGCAGGTcaaattttaaagtgtattttTGTTCATCTATTCCTCCTCC
The genomic region above belongs to Cicer arietinum cultivar CDC Frontier isolate Library 1 chromosome 4, Cicar.CDCFrontier_v2.0, whole genome shotgun sequence and contains:
- the LOC101505430 gene encoding U1 small nuclear ribonucleoprotein C-like; the encoded protein is MPRYYCDYCDTYLTHDSPSVRKQHNSGYKHKANVRSYYQQFEEQQTQSLIDQRIKEHLGQAAAFQQVGVAFNHLMVQRPNLPPVMPPPRFPIPGTQPMMPGVRPLMPRPIPGPPGYVSAPTMPQMIPPPGAPQIPGQLITLPRPPSLAPPPTAPGSTAAPPSNGAPSMASSAMYQTNPPAPSSGGYDNYNANAQAPEGNQ
- the LOC101506402 gene encoding uncharacterized protein — translated: MPANSTSDNSALAGAANDNKQKWATSPSTVFNHFGSSGLSVAIATSITHPLDVLKVRLQMQLVGQKGPLSGMGQLFLSVVKNEGHKSLYLGLTPALTRSVVYGGLRLGLYEPSKNACDRAFGSSNVLVKIASGMFAGAFSTALTNPMEVLKVSYHILFQYSGPILELRRTVSEEGVKALWKGVGPAMARAAALTASQLATYDETKQILIKWTSLREGFHLHLISSTVAGILSTIITAPMDMVKTRLMLQRASKGGRTYKNGFHCAYQVLLSEGPRALYKGGFAIFARLGPQTTITFILCEELRKLAGLEAI